A single genomic interval of Caballeronia sp. NK8 harbors:
- a CDS encoding MFS transporter: protein MMNKKPLSLTQIVLATSVGNALEWFDIAIYAFFAVYIAKNFFPAANETASMLLTFGSFGASYLVRPIGGMVLGAYADKRGRKAALMMSVGLMMIGTAIIAVIPTYASIGLIAPAGVFIARLIQGFSAGGEFGASTAMLIEHAPDRRGLLASWQFATQGLATLLASLFGFALAKLMPAAELAAWGWRIPFFFGLLIGPAGLFLRRYLEDATDYTEAEHTATPVRDVFARQKTLLLISIGALTVSTAVNYLLQYVPTFAMRELHLDASTGFAASTVAGLMLTLVTPFAGHLSDKIGRVKQMSTAALLLFVTGYPAFAYVVGHVSVPALFALVAWLALLKAIYFGALPALMSEIFPVSTRATGMSIGYNIGVTVFGGFTPAIIIWLLSATGSKAAPSFYMMFTAMISLAALAAVSRGKGGMGALRVAA, encoded by the coding sequence ATCATGAACAAAAAGCCTCTGAGTCTGACGCAGATCGTGCTCGCGACTTCGGTCGGCAACGCGCTCGAATGGTTCGATATCGCGATCTATGCGTTTTTCGCGGTGTATATCGCGAAGAACTTTTTCCCGGCCGCGAACGAGACAGCGTCGATGCTGCTCACCTTCGGCTCGTTCGGCGCATCGTATCTGGTGCGGCCGATCGGCGGCATGGTGCTCGGCGCCTATGCCGACAAGCGCGGGCGCAAGGCGGCGCTGATGATGTCGGTCGGCCTGATGATGATCGGCACGGCGATCATCGCGGTGATTCCGACTTACGCGTCGATCGGGCTGATCGCGCCGGCGGGCGTGTTCATCGCGCGTCTGATCCAGGGCTTTTCGGCGGGCGGGGAGTTCGGCGCGTCCACGGCCATGCTGATCGAGCACGCGCCCGACCGGCGCGGCCTGCTCGCGAGCTGGCAATTCGCGACGCAAGGACTCGCGACCTTGCTCGCGTCGCTCTTCGGTTTCGCGCTCGCCAAGCTGATGCCCGCCGCCGAACTCGCCGCGTGGGGCTGGCGCATTCCGTTCTTCTTCGGCTTGCTGATCGGGCCGGCGGGCCTGTTCCTGAGGCGCTATCTGGAAGACGCGACCGATTACACCGAAGCCGAACACACGGCCACGCCGGTGCGCGATGTGTTCGCGCGGCAAAAGACCTTGCTGCTGATTTCGATCGGCGCGCTGACGGTATCGACGGCAGTGAACTATCTGCTGCAGTACGTGCCGACCTTCGCGATGCGCGAGCTGCATCTCGATGCCTCGACGGGCTTCGCGGCGAGCACCGTCGCGGGATTGATGCTGACCTTGGTCACGCCGTTCGCGGGCCATCTGTCGGACAAGATCGGGCGCGTGAAGCAGATGTCGACCGCCGCGTTGCTGCTCTTCGTGACGGGGTATCCGGCGTTCGCGTATGTCGTCGGGCATGTGTCGGTGCCGGCGCTGTTCGCGCTCGTCGCGTGGCTCGCGCTGCTCAAGGCGATCTACTTCGGCGCGTTGCCGGCGCTGATGTCGGAGATCTTTCCCGTGTCGACGCGCGCGACGGGCATGTCGATCGGCTATAACATCGGCGTGACGGTGTTCGGCGGCTTCACGCCCGCGATCATCATCTGGCTGCTGAGCGCGACCGGCAGCAAGGCGGCGCCAAGCTTCTACATGATGTTCACGGCGATGATCAGTCTCGCGGCGCTGGCTGCGGTGAGCCGGGGCAAGGGCGGGATGGGGGCGTTGCGCGTCGCGGCGTGA
- a CDS encoding bifunctional aspartate transaminase/aspartate 4-decarboxylase codes for MAKANKSKDQAALQALSPFELKDELIKAAGGGAVERPANISMLNAGRGNPNFLATIPRHGFWQLGLFAMRESERSFAYMPEGVGGFPKREGLSERFELFLRENKGVPGIAFLAGAVSYVRDQLGLSGNDFLYEMCEGILASNYPVPDRMLKLSEVIVGQYLRREMIGKYPFVGEFDIFAVEGGTAAMTYIFNTMKQNHLIKAGDTIALGRPIFTPYIEIPTLGEYDLKVVNLDADVENNWQYSKAELDKLRDPKVKAFFLVNPSNPPSVRISDESLEYIAQIVKERPDLILLTDDVYGTFADDFVSLFALAPKNTILVYSYSKYFGATGWRLGTIATHKDNILDKLISELPKDTKKILHHRYESITTEPDKLKFIDRLVADSRTVALNHTAGLSTPQQVQMVLFSLFSLMDTPDAYKDALKRLIRSRKRALYEEIGIAFDEKDANQVDYYSIIDMEYFGERAYGREFVDWLLKHTEASELLFRLATDARVVLLPGMGFGTKHPSGRVSLANLNESDYRKIGRAIRKLTDEYVERYIKETGKKIERKEVK; via the coding sequence ATGGCAAAGGCCAACAAGAGCAAGGATCAGGCAGCGCTGCAGGCATTGAGTCCGTTCGAACTGAAAGACGAGCTGATCAAGGCGGCGGGCGGCGGAGCGGTCGAACGTCCGGCCAATATCTCGATGCTGAACGCCGGACGCGGCAACCCGAACTTTCTCGCGACGATTCCGCGCCACGGCTTCTGGCAGCTCGGTCTCTTTGCGATGCGCGAGTCGGAGCGCTCGTTCGCGTACATGCCCGAGGGCGTCGGCGGTTTTCCGAAGCGTGAAGGGCTGAGCGAGCGCTTCGAGTTGTTCCTGCGCGAGAACAAGGGCGTGCCCGGCATCGCGTTTCTCGCGGGCGCGGTGTCGTATGTGCGCGATCAGCTCGGCCTGTCGGGCAACGATTTCCTCTATGAGATGTGCGAAGGCATTCTCGCGTCGAACTATCCGGTGCCGGACCGGATGCTCAAGCTCTCGGAAGTCATCGTCGGGCAATATCTGCGGCGCGAGATGATCGGCAAGTATCCGTTCGTCGGCGAGTTCGACATCTTCGCCGTCGAAGGCGGCACGGCCGCGATGACGTACATCTTCAACACGATGAAGCAGAACCATCTGATCAAGGCGGGCGACACCATCGCGCTCGGCCGCCCGATCTTCACGCCGTACATCGAGATTCCGACGCTCGGCGAGTACGACCTGAAAGTCGTGAATCTGGACGCCGATGTCGAGAACAACTGGCAATACTCGAAGGCCGAACTCGACAAGCTGCGCGATCCGAAGGTGAAGGCGTTCTTCCTCGTGAACCCGAGCAATCCGCCCTCTGTGAGGATCAGCGACGAGAGCCTCGAATACATTGCGCAGATCGTCAAGGAACGCCCCGATCTGATCCTGCTGACGGACGATGTGTACGGCACCTTCGCCGACGACTTCGTGTCGCTGTTCGCGCTCGCGCCGAAGAACACGATTCTCGTCTACTCGTACTCGAAGTATTTCGGCGCGACGGGCTGGCGGCTCGGCACGATCGCGACGCACAAGGACAACATCCTCGACAAGCTGATTTCCGAGTTGCCGAAGGACACGAAGAAGATCCTGCACCATCGCTACGAGTCGATCACGACCGAGCCGGACAAGCTGAAGTTCATCGACCGGCTGGTTGCGGACAGCCGCACTGTCGCGCTGAATCACACCGCGGGACTGTCGACGCCTCAGCAAGTGCAGATGGTGCTGTTCTCGCTGTTCTCGCTGATGGACACGCCGGATGCCTACAAGGACGCGCTCAAGCGCCTGATCCGCAGCCGCAAGCGCGCGCTTTATGAAGAGATCGGCATTGCGTTCGACGAAAAGGACGCGAATCAGGTCGACTACTACTCGATCATCGACATGGAGTATTTCGGCGAGCGTGCGTACGGGCGCGAATTCGTCGACTGGCTGCTCAAGCACACCGAGGCGTCGGAACTGCTGTTCCGTCTGGCGACCGACGCGCGCGTCGTGCTGCTGCCGGGCATGGGCTTCGGCACGAAGCATCCGTCGGGGCGTGTATCGCTCGCGAATCTCAACGAGTCCGACTACCGGAAGATCGGACGCGCGATCCGCAAGCTCACCGACGAGTATGTCGAGCGCTACATCAAGGAGACGGGCAAGAAGATCGAGAGAAAAGAGGTCAAGTAA
- the aspT gene encoding aspartate-alanine antiporter, producing the protein MDWIHNIFHKSPEIALFLSLAVGYFIGQINFGKFQLGGVGGSLLAAVVISQAGVSIDNGVKAVMFAVFIYAVGYDSGPGFFNSLNRKTLREIAMAVFLAVSALVTVIICAKIFHLNKGLAAGLAGGALTQSAIIGTAGDAIARLGLPAEEVKSLQSDVAIAYAVTYVFGSLGAIIVCVNILPKFMGRDLRSAALDAEAKLAGGTPSRGPGQLAALPELVGRAFRVGPAAGRKVSEIEMAAQDFVSVEKIRRAGKEIEPGPDVVLAADDIVLVVGRREGMVPVAPRIGTEISDVTDVSAVMQTRQAVFTAKGLNHTTIQKVRETVDRDLRHGVFLESITRVGQPVPILPETQLEHGDVLTYFGSAKDTKRAVEATGYELPYSIKTDFIYMGVGMFVGLLIGLVVVNIGGVPLTLGSGGGCLLAGLVFGWMRGKHPMYGVMPPAASRLLQDFGLAAFVAVVGLNSGLQAVTTIKQLGVTIFLLGVVVTMVPLLLTMLFGRYVLKYDNAAILAGALSGSRSANPAFGGVLDKAESAVPTVPFAITYAIANVLLTLLGPLVVGLV; encoded by the coding sequence ATGGACTGGATACACAACATCTTTCACAAGTCACCCGAGATAGCGTTGTTCCTGTCGCTGGCCGTGGGGTATTTCATCGGCCAGATCAACTTCGGCAAGTTCCAGCTCGGCGGCGTGGGCGGCTCGCTGCTGGCGGCCGTGGTGATCAGCCAGGCGGGCGTGTCGATCGACAACGGCGTGAAAGCGGTGATGTTCGCCGTCTTCATCTACGCGGTCGGCTACGACTCGGGGCCGGGCTTTTTCAACTCGCTCAACCGCAAGACGCTGCGTGAAATCGCGATGGCGGTGTTTCTGGCCGTATCGGCGCTCGTGACCGTCATCATCTGCGCGAAGATTTTCCATCTGAACAAGGGGCTCGCAGCGGGCCTCGCAGGCGGCGCGCTCACGCAGTCAGCCATCATCGGCACGGCGGGCGATGCCATCGCGCGGCTCGGCCTGCCCGCCGAAGAAGTGAAATCGCTGCAGTCGGACGTCGCCATTGCGTACGCGGTGACCTACGTGTTCGGCTCGCTCGGCGCGATCATCGTGTGCGTGAACATCCTGCCGAAGTTCATGGGACGCGACCTGCGCTCCGCCGCGCTCGATGCCGAAGCGAAGCTCGCGGGCGGCACGCCGTCGCGCGGGCCGGGGCAACTCGCGGCGCTGCCCGAACTGGTCGGACGGGCGTTCAGGGTCGGACCGGCGGCGGGACGCAAGGTCTCCGAGATCGAAATGGCGGCGCAAGATTTCGTGTCGGTCGAGAAGATCCGGCGCGCGGGCAAGGAGATCGAGCCGGGGCCGGACGTCGTGCTCGCCGCCGATGACATCGTGCTCGTGGTCGGGCGGCGCGAGGGCATGGTGCCCGTCGCGCCCAGGATCGGCACGGAAATATCGGACGTCACCGATGTCAGCGCGGTCATGCAGACGCGCCAGGCCGTGTTCACCGCGAAAGGCCTGAACCACACGACGATCCAGAAAGTGCGCGAGACCGTCGACCGCGATCTGCGCCACGGCGTCTTCCTCGAAAGCATCACGCGCGTCGGCCAGCCGGTGCCGATTCTGCCCGAGACACAGCTCGAACACGGCGACGTGCTCACCTACTTCGGCTCCGCGAAAGACACGAAGCGCGCGGTGGAGGCGACGGGCTACGAGCTGCCCTACTCGATCAAGACCGACTTCATCTATATGGGCGTCGGCATGTTCGTGGGCCTGTTGATCGGGCTGGTCGTGGTCAATATCGGCGGCGTGCCGCTCACGCTCGGGTCGGGCGGCGGCTGCCTGCTCGCGGGCCTCGTGTTCGGCTGGATGCGCGGCAAGCATCCGATGTACGGCGTGATGCCGCCCGCCGCATCGCGCCTGTTGCAGGACTTCGGGCTGGCGGCGTTCGTCGCGGTGGTCGGTCTGAACTCGGGATTGCAGGCCGTGACGACGATCAAGCAGCTCGGCGTCACGATCTTCCTGCTCGGCGTGGTCGTGACGATGGTCCCGCTGCTGCTCACGATGCTGTTCGGTCGCTACGTGCTGAAGTACGACAACGCGGCGATTCTGGCGGGTGCGCTGTCCGGCTCGCGCAGCGCGAACCCGGCTTTCGGCGGCGTGCTGGACAAGGCCGAAAGCGCCGTGCCGACCGTCCCGTTCGCAATCACCTACGCGATCGCGAACGTGCTGCTCACATTATTGGGACCGCTCGTCGTCGGTCTGGTTTGA
- the aspT gene encoding aspartate-alanine antiporter: MIAELFRSQPEIALFASLAFGYLIGSFKIGPIQLGGVCGTLIVSLLLGQTGARLSPDLKNVAFALFIFALGFTGGPQFFANVGRGWRYGVLSIVEIVSVLVLVLLAVALLHLDPGTAAGLLAGAATESAVIGTASEAVSKLGLPDADTLRLQANIVTAYSVSYLFGLITIVLFTSQFAALLMRVDLREEAERVWRKLGGGDSLGDGERLAAPALVGRAFRVGRAAGITVGAFEAQYGHNLTVEQIERGGAPLAVAPDLMLAADDLVLVGGRREALIEAAPTLGEEVASGHHFSTALADMVDVVLTRKDAHGATIRQLRERADPAQGRGIYIAAVTRMENRVPALPGTVLNRGDVLTLVGAKADVLRGAQRLGYLLPATLKTDFVYLGLGVLVGMAIGRLSGTFGGVTLALGTGGGCLLSGLLFGWIRSFHPIVGSLPPAAAQILKDFGLATFIAAVGLSAGPDAIKLVHQYGLALPVVGILMVLVPGLLSLWIGRMFLKLDPPMLLGAIAGQQCSTPAISALVAVTGNSTPVIGYTITYALSNILLPLMGPVVVGLAAQFQG, encoded by the coding sequence ATGATCGCTGAATTGTTCAGGTCTCAGCCGGAAATTGCGTTGTTCGCGAGTCTTGCATTCGGATATCTGATTGGCTCTTTCAAGATCGGCCCGATCCAGTTGGGCGGCGTGTGCGGCACGCTCATCGTTTCGCTGCTGCTCGGCCAGACGGGTGCGCGCCTGTCACCCGACCTCAAGAACGTCGCGTTCGCGCTCTTCATCTTCGCGCTCGGCTTCACCGGTGGCCCGCAGTTCTTCGCCAATGTCGGGCGCGGCTGGCGCTATGGGGTTCTGTCTATCGTCGAAATCGTCTCGGTGCTCGTGCTCGTGTTGCTCGCCGTCGCGCTGCTGCATCTCGATCCCGGCACGGCAGCGGGGCTGCTGGCGGGCGCGGCGACCGAATCGGCCGTGATCGGCACGGCGTCGGAAGCTGTCTCGAAGCTCGGCTTGCCCGACGCCGACACGCTGCGCCTGCAGGCGAATATCGTCACCGCCTACAGCGTCAGCTATCTGTTCGGGCTTATCACCATCGTGCTCTTCACGAGTCAGTTCGCGGCGCTGCTGATGCGCGTCGATCTGCGCGAAGAAGCCGAGCGCGTGTGGCGCAAGCTCGGCGGCGGCGATTCGCTGGGCGATGGCGAGCGGCTCGCCGCGCCCGCGCTCGTGGGGCGCGCGTTTCGCGTGGGCCGCGCGGCGGGCATCACGGTCGGCGCGTTCGAGGCGCAATACGGCCACAACCTGACCGTCGAGCAGATCGAGCGCGGCGGCGCGCCGCTGGCCGTCGCGCCTGACCTGATGCTCGCGGCTGACGATCTCGTGCTGGTCGGCGGGCGGCGCGAGGCGCTGATCGAGGCAGCGCCGACGCTCGGTGAAGAGGTCGCGTCGGGTCATCATTTTTCGACGGCGCTCGCCGACATGGTCGACGTCGTGCTCACGCGCAAGGACGCCCACGGCGCGACGATCCGTCAGTTGCGCGAGCGCGCGGACCCCGCGCAGGGACGCGGCATCTACATCGCGGCCGTGACGCGGATGGAGAACCGCGTGCCCGCGCTGCCCGGCACCGTGCTCAATCGCGGCGACGTGCTGACGCTGGTCGGCGCGAAGGCCGACGTGCTGCGCGGCGCGCAGCGGCTCGGTTATCTGCTGCCGGCCACCTTGAAGACCGACTTCGTGTATCTCGGCCTGGGCGTGCTGGTCGGCATGGCGATCGGCCGGCTGTCGGGCACGTTCGGCGGCGTCACGCTCGCGCTCGGCACGGGCGGCGGATGTCTGCTGTCGGGACTGCTGTTCGGGTGGATCCGCTCGTTCCATCCGATCGTCGGTTCGCTGCCGCCGGCGGCAGCGCAGATCCTAAAGGACTTCGGGCTCGCGACCTTCATCGCCGCAGTCGGCCTTTCGGCCGGGCCGGATGCGATCAAGCTCGTGCATCAGTACGGCCTCGCGCTGCCGGTCGTCGGCATTCTGATGGTGCTGGTGCCGGGTCTGCTTTCGCTGTGGATCGGCAGGATGTTCCTGAAACTCGATCCGCCGATGCTGCTCGGGGCAATCGCCGGCCAGCAGTGCAGCACGCCCGCGATCAGCGCGCTCGTGGCCGTCACCGGCAATTCGACGCCCGTCATCGGCTACACGATCACCTATGCGCTGTCGAACATTCTGTTGCCGCTGATGGGGCCGGTGGTCGTCGGGTTGGCCGCGCAGTTCCAGGGCTGA